CAGCGACGGCAGGCCATGTTCGACGGCGGTGCGCATCAGTTGGTGATACGCCGGGTGGAACTCCACCAGGTCAATGCGGTGACCATAGCGATCATGGCTGCTGAACACCGGCTTGTTCTGATTCGCCAGGAACCCGGCCTCCATCAGCGGCCCGCCCGCCAAGGCGCCATAGGCATCGATACGCGCCTCGGCCCAGCCCGCGCCAAAGCGCCGCGACCATTCCTGCAGGGGCAGGTCGAGCCGATACAGATTGGCGCCGTCCAGGGACGGCGGCTGGTTGGTGACGTCGTGGGTTTCGGCGAACTGGTGCAGATTCATGACGGGCCTCCTGAGAAAAGGCCACGCTGATGGAGGCCTTAAATTCAGTTAAGCATCGTCACTGCGCTTAAAAAAGTGGCATATACGCCTAACTGCCGGCGCTTTCGCCCTCTAGCGGGCACAGCAGGCGCCGCTGCAATACGGCCTGCAACAGCTCAAACCGTACTGGCTTGAGCAACTGCTCGGAAAGGCCAATGCCATGACAATGCTGGCGTGCGCCGCCTTGCAGGGAGTCACTCAAGGCGATCACCGGCAGCTCAGCACAGCCGGGCAAGGCGCGGATCTGGCAGCACAGGGAGAAGCCATCCTCGGGCACATCCAGCAGCACCGCATCAAACGCCCCAGCCTGCAGCATGGACAGGGCCACGGGGCCACTGTCCGCCACTTTCACCCGGTAACCCAGCTTGAGCAACATGCCGCGCAAGACCAATTGCGTGACGTTGTTCTCGTCCACCAACAGTACCGTGCAATCCTGTGGCGCGCGGTGCAGCTCCACGGCCCGGGCCGGCTCCGGCGGCACCGCAATGACGGCCACCTCCAGCTGAAAACGGCTGCCTTTGCGCGGCTCGGAATGATGGGTCAGGCGCCCGCCGAGCAACTCGATCAACTGCCGACAGATCGCCAGGCCAATGCCCAGGCCGCCATATTCACGGGTGGTCGAGCCATCCACCTGGAAGAAGCGCTGATACAGGGTCGCTTCATCCAGATGCGCAAAACCGATTCCGGAGTCGGTGACGATAAAGGTCAGATCCAGATGACCATCAGGCCGCGGCACGCCCACCACCCGCAGGCGCACGGCGCCTTCATGGGTGAACTTGAACGCGTTATCCAGCAGGCATTCCAGGCACTGCATCAGCTTGCCAGCGTCGCCCTCCAGGCGATCGGGCAACTGGCCAGCCACATCGATGGAGAACTCCAGGCCCTTGCCTTGGGCATTACCCTGGAATTGCTGGCGCAAGGTATCCAGCACCCCACGCAGGCTGAACACTTGCGCCTGCGCGCTAAGGCGGCCGGCTTGCAATTCGGTGAGGGTGAGGATGCCATTGACCATGCGCATCATGTCCCGCGCCGAGCCGGCGGCGGTGTGCTGGTATTGCGCCAGGTCCCCGGCCAGGGGCACGGTCTGCATCAACTCCAATGAACCGATCACCCCATTCATCGGCGTGCGCAGTTCATGGGTCAGGGTCGCGAGGAATTCGTCTTTCAACTGGTTGCTGTGGGCCAGTTGCTGGTTGAGCACTTCCAGTTTCTGGCTGGCATCAAACAGGATTTGCGCCTGCTGTTCGCGCATCGCGTTGATTCGGTCGGCCAGGGCCAGGGACAACAGGGCGACTTCGATGGCCGAGCCGATCTGGCTCGAATACATGGTGAGAAACACGTTGGGCAAGTAGCCCAGCACCATCATCGTGTTGACCACCCCGCCGATCAGGAACGCCGACCAGGCGATGATGAAATACCGTGCCACGCGCTGGCCGCAGCACCAGGCCTTGATCCCGGCGACAAAGATGGTCACGGTAAAAACCAGGGCCAGCGCGGTCGCCAGGCGCAGGGCAAGCGCGTAGCTGGTCATCAGCGACAACAACATCACCACCGCCCCTGTGCCCACCAGCATCAGCAGCAGCCGGTCCAGCCAGCGACTATAGAGGGCGGTGTGCAGGAAGCTGCGGGCAAACAGGCTGCCGAACAACGCTGACGCGCCGATCAGGAACGGCGTCGCCGCATTCGCCCACCAAGGGTTGTCAGGCCAGAAGTACTCCACCGCCGCGCCATTCACCGAGAGCTGGTACATGCCGAACGAGGCGATATAGAAGATGTAATAGAGGTAGCTGGTGTCGCGCACGCTGAGGTAGATGAACAGGTTGTACACCAGCATGCCCAGCAGCACGCCATAGATCAGGCCCAGCACGTACAGGCGCAGTGGCTGGTCTTCCAGGTACGCAGTGCTCGACCACAGGGTCAACGGCGCCTGGATCGAACCTTCGCTTTGCAGGCGCAGATAGAGCGTTTTCTGTTCACCGGCCTTGAAGTCGACATTGAACAAGTAATTGTTCTGGTGAATCTCACGGCTGGCAAAGGGCAATGCGTCCCCGGTGCGCCCGGCCAGGCGGTAGCCACCGGCACCATCGGGAACGTACAACTCCAGATGATCAAGGGGCGGATAGGCCAGCTCCAGCAGCCAGGTGCGCTGGGCCTGGGGATCCTTGGGCAGGTAATGCAGGTCGACCTTGAGCCAGAACGCCGAGCGTGAATAGCCGGCATTGAGGGTGTCTTTATCATGGCGGGTGTAACGACTGGCCAGTGCCGCAGAACGGGCATCGGCGATGGTGACGCTACCACTTGGGTCTTCGAGTACTTGCATGACCCGGCCCAAGGGAAGGCTTCGGGTAGTTTCATTGAACTCAACGGCGCCGGCCAACATCGGCAGCCCACACAAGAGAAACATCAGCAAATAGCGCATAGAGCCCCAGCGTGGCCTGTCCGGTTATGTCAAAAGCCCCCCATTCCTTTTGAGAAGACGTACACCGGCGATACATTAAGTTGTTTGGATCCACTCTAGCATAGCCGCTAAAGGCCAAAAGACACCATTGAAATAATTTTTTGAAAGGCTCTAAAACGGGCCTTTCAGGGCACAACGTGCTGGAATTGCATGATAGCCCGTAGCCATCTCCCCAAGTGTTTCCGCCGGAAATACATGCGTTGCCCGACAGCCACGCAAAAAGCGTTTGGTGGTAAGCTCGCGCACCATGAATATCTACAGCTCTCGCCCCGTTGTCCTCTGTCTCTCCGGCCATGATCCCAGTGGTGGCGCCGGCTTGCAGGCAGATATCGAAGCCCTGCTCGCCCAAGGCTGTCACGCGGCCCCGGCCGTGACCGCGCTGACCGTGCAGAACACCGTGAATGTCAGCGATTTCCGCGTGCTCGATCGCGAGTGGGTGTTGGCCCAGGCCAACGCCGTGCTTGGCGACTCCGAAGTCGCGGCGGTCAAGTTGGGCATGCTCGGTTCCACCGTGATGGTGGATACCGTGGTCGAACTGCTGCAGCAGCACCCCCACCTGCCGGTGGTCTGCGACCCGGTGCTGCGTGCCGGTGGCGGTGGCAGCCTGGGCAAGGATGAAGTCGGCTATGCGATGCGCGAGCGGCTGTTGCCGTTGTCGCTGATTGCCACGCCCAACTTGCCTGAGGCACGCATCCTCGCCGAACTGCCCGATGGCACGGCAGACGAATGCGCCGAGAAACTACTGCCGTTTATCAAGCACCTGTTGATCACCGGCGGCCACGGCGACGAGCATGAGGTGCACAATCGCCTGTACAGCCGCGACGGCACGCGCCGCACCTTCACCTGCCAGCGCCTGCCAGGCAGCTATCACGGCTCCGGCTGCACCCTGGCCAGCGCCCTCGCCGGTCGCCTGGCCCAGGGCGAAGGCTTGGCCAGCGCCGTGGAGTCGGCACTCAATTACACCTGGCGCACCCTGCGGGACGCCGAACAACTGGGCCAGGGGCAGTTTGTGCCGCGGCGCCTGCCACTGGATTTCTGTTCGTAACACCAAGGGGCCTGCTCGATGAAACTACGTGGCCTGTATGCCATTACCGACAGCCAACTATTGGCCGGTAAGTTCCTGTCCTACGTCGAGGCCGCGCTGGAAGGCGGCGTGACCTTGCTGCAATACCGCGATAAAAGCAGCGACGAGGCCCGTCGCCTGCGCGAAGCCGAAGCGCTGCGTGACCTGTGCTCGCGCTACAAGACCCAGTTGATCATCAATGATGACGCCGAACTGGCCGCGCGTCTTGGCGTCGGCGTCCACCTGGGCCAGACCGACGGCCCACTGACCCCGGCCCGGGCGTTGCTGGGGCGCAATGCAATCATCGGTTCCACCTGTCATAGCCAGATCGAACTGGCTGAACAGGCCGCGCGCGAAGGCGCCAGCTATGTTGCCTTTGGCCGTTTCTTCAACTCCACGACCAAACCCGGTGCGTCCGCGGCCACCGTTGAAATGCTGGCCCAGGCCCGCGCCCGCTTGCAGGTACCGATCTGCGTGATTGGTGGTATCACCCTGGAAAACGCCGCGCCCCTGGTGGAACACGGTGCCGATCTGCTGGCAGTTGTCCACGGCCTGTTCGGTGCCGACAGCCCCCAGGAAGTGACGCGCCGCGCCCGCGCCTTCAACGAACTCCTCAAATCCTGAATTCAGAGAGCCTGCCCATGTCTCGTTCCGAAACCCTGTTTGCCAATGCCCAGAAACATATCCCCGGCGGTGTGAACTCCCCCGTGCGCGCGTTCAAGAGCGTTGGCGGCACCCCGTTGTTCTTCAAGCACGCCGAAGGCGCCTACGTCACCGACGAAGATGACAAGCGCTATGTGGACTATGTGGGTTCCTGGGGCCCGATGATTCTCGGCCACAGCCACCCCGAGGTGCTGGACGCGGTACGCAAGCAACTGGAGCACGGCCTGTCCTATGGCGCGCCAACCGCCATGGAAACCGAGATGGCTGACCTGGTGTGCTCGATCGTGCCGTCGATGGAGATGGTGCGCATGGTCAGCTCCGGCACCGAGGCGACCATGAGCGCAATCCGCCTGGCCCGTGGCTTCACCGGCCGCGACAGCATCATCAAGTTCGAAGGCTGCTACCACGGCCATTCCGACAGCCTGCTGGTCAAGGCCGGCTCGGGCCTGCTGACCCAGGGCGTACCGAGTTCGGCGGGCGTGCCGGCGGCGTTTGCCAAGCACACCCTGACCTTGCCGTTCAATGACATCGCCGCCGTCGAAAAAATGCTCAGCGAAGTCGGCCAGGACGTAGCGTGCATCATCGTCGAGCCGGTCGCCGGCAACATGAACTGCGTGCCACCGGCGCCGGGTTTCCTCGAAGGCCTGCGCGAGCAGTGCGACAAGCATGGCGTGGTGTTGATTTTCGACGAAGTGATGACCGGTTTCCGTGTTGCCCTCGGCGGTGCCCAGGCCTACTACGGCGTCACCCCGGACCTGAGCACTTTCGGCAAGATCATTGGCGGCGGCATGCCAGTCGGCTGCTTCGGCGGCAAGCGCGAAATCATGCAGCACATCGCGCCGCTGGGCCCGGTCTACCAGGCCGGCACCCTGTCCGGTAACCCGCTGGCCATGGCCGCCGGCCTGACTACCCTGCGCCTGATCAGCCGCCCGGGCTTCCACGCCGAGCTGACCGACTACACCACGCGCCTGCTGGACGGCCTGCAACAACGCGCCGATGCGGCGGGCATCCCGTTCGTCACCACCCAGGCCGGTGGCATGTTCGGCCTGTATTTCAGCGGTGCCGACGACATCGTGACCTTTGACGATGTGATGGGCAGCGATGCCAACCTGTTCAAGCGCTTCTTCCACCTGATGCTCGAAGGCGGTGTGTACCTGGCACCGAGTGCCTTTGAGGCCGGTTTCACCTCCATCGCCCATGGCGACGCCGAGCTGAAGCTGACTCTGGACGCCGCCGAACGTGCCTTCGCCGCACTGAAGTAAACCAGCCACAACCTGACGTCGCCCCTGGCGGCGTCAGATTTGCTACCTTGCTTACAGAAATTTCCTTCTTTTTTCGAGAAATCACCTGCAATCCGGCAGATAACTTGCCCATGCAGCAGAAAAACGAGTAAAGACTTTGTAAGCAGGGGCCTGCTTATTTCATAATGCGCGCTTATTGGATCCCCACGTGGCTCCACGCGCCCCGTCAGAGGTAAGTCGATTCCCATGAAACGCACCGGCCGCACCCTGGTTCTGGGCTGCCTGTTGCTCCTTCAACCGCTGCTTGCACTTGCACAAGCGGGCGGCAACTCGTTGTTGATCCCAGCGATGGGTCGTTGCACCCTCAATACTCAGCCCGACAGCCAGGCCGAGGCGCTGAGCGCCTGCCAAACGCTGGCCGATGGCGGGGATGCGCAGGCGCAATACGAGTTGGGCGAATTCTTCTACGACGACAAAAACCCTGCCCGCGACCTGAACAAGGCCCTGAGCTTCTTCGAGAAAGCCTCGTTGCAGGGCCATGCCCAGGCACAGTTCAAGCTGGGCAGCATGTTCTTCCATGGCGAAGGCGTGCCGGCCAATAACGTGCAGGCGTACATCGTGCTGAAAATGGCCGCGGTCAACGGCGCCGAAGACGCGCTGGACACTGCCGACGAAGTCGCCGAACACATGCAGCGCGATGAACTGGAAGTAGCGACCCAGGTGCTGGGCCAGATTTTCCGCAACTATCTGCAGGAATTGCAGAGTGCGGATGGGCGTTCGCCGTTCTCCCCCCTGCCCTGACTTCAGGGCGATAACAGATACCCCTGTCGATAGGCCTTCGCGCCAGCGACATGGGCAATCGTCATACCCGCCGTCGCCATTCGTCGCACAGACCGAACATACAAGAGCCCTGCCCGCGCACAAGCGACGGGTGTCACGCAGTCTGTGATCGGATCGATAATATCCGCCAGGATCTGCCCCGCTTCCAGGTAATCTCCCACCTGCGCGCAAAACACCATCAAGCCTCCCACCGGGCTCTGCACCGGCTCTACCCCCGCCAACGGTGTTGGCGGGTTGAGCAATGGCGGGAGCGGCGGTGCCTGGCCATCAATCGCGCCGCGCAGAATCAGGTAGTTGATCAACCCCTGGCAATCCTGCCGCGCAAGCCCGTGATCAACATCGGCAACACCCCGCAATTCCACGGTCACAGCGAACCCAGGGACCGAAAAACGCCCGGCAAACCGCGCCTGCATCTGCTCCCAGAACAACGTAAAGCACTCATCGAACGATTGCCCACCTGCCTCCTTGGCCAAAAAACAGGCCCTGGCGCCCAGGTAACGGGCCAAGGGCTCCACATGCGGCCAGGAATCCGGCGACAGATACAGGTGCTGCACAGCCTCGAAATCACAATGCAAGTCCAGCACTATATCGGCGTCACAGGCCAGGGTTTGCAGGGTCAAGCGCATGGATTGCACCTGCGTGGCCGGTACTTGGCTGGCAAGCGTTTGCAACAAAGTCGAACGGATCAATCGCAGATTGCAGGCAGGGTCATCGCCCAGCAAGCCTTGCACGCGATCGCCGACCTGCTGGCTGACATCCAGGAAGAAACGATTGAAGTTCTCCCGACTGTCGTTATCGAAGCGCCCCTGCGGCACATCCATCAACACTTGCTCCAACCCCAGCGGGTTGGCCACCGGTACCAACACAA
The Pseudomonas hygromyciniae genome window above contains:
- a CDS encoding hybrid sensor histidine kinase/response regulator — protein: MRYLLMFLLCGLPMLAGAVEFNETTRSLPLGRVMQVLEDPSGSVTIADARSAALASRYTRHDKDTLNAGYSRSAFWLKVDLHYLPKDPQAQRTWLLELAYPPLDHLELYVPDGAGGYRLAGRTGDALPFASREIHQNNYLFNVDFKAGEQKTLYLRLQSEGSIQAPLTLWSSTAYLEDQPLRLYVLGLIYGVLLGMLVYNLFIYLSVRDTSYLYYIFYIASFGMYQLSVNGAAVEYFWPDNPWWANAATPFLIGASALFGSLFARSFLHTALYSRWLDRLLLMLVGTGAVVMLLSLMTSYALALRLATALALVFTVTIFVAGIKAWCCGQRVARYFIIAWSAFLIGGVVNTMMVLGYLPNVFLTMYSSQIGSAIEVALLSLALADRINAMREQQAQILFDASQKLEVLNQQLAHSNQLKDEFLATLTHELRTPMNGVIGSLELMQTVPLAGDLAQYQHTAAGSARDMMRMVNGILTLTELQAGRLSAQAQVFSLRGVLDTLRQQFQGNAQGKGLEFSIDVAGQLPDRLEGDAGKLMQCLECLLDNAFKFTHEGAVRLRVVGVPRPDGHLDLTFIVTDSGIGFAHLDEATLYQRFFQVDGSTTREYGGLGIGLAICRQLIELLGGRLTHHSEPRKGSRFQLEVAVIAVPPEPARAVELHRAPQDCTVLLVDENNVTQLVLRGMLLKLGYRVKVADSGPVALSMLQAGAFDAVLLDVPEDGFSLCCQIRALPGCAELPVIALSDSLQGGARQHCHGIGLSEQLLKPVRFELLQAVLQRRLLCPLEGESAGS
- a CDS encoding hydroxymethylpyrimidine/phosphomethylpyrimidine kinase, whose translation is MNIYSSRPVVLCLSGHDPSGGAGLQADIEALLAQGCHAAPAVTALTVQNTVNVSDFRVLDREWVLAQANAVLGDSEVAAVKLGMLGSTVMVDTVVELLQQHPHLPVVCDPVLRAGGGGSLGKDEVGYAMRERLLPLSLIATPNLPEARILAELPDGTADECAEKLLPFIKHLLITGGHGDEHEVHNRLYSRDGTRRTFTCQRLPGSYHGSGCTLASALAGRLAQGEGLASAVESALNYTWRTLRDAEQLGQGQFVPRRLPLDFCS
- the thiE gene encoding thiamine phosphate synthase — translated: MKLRGLYAITDSQLLAGKFLSYVEAALEGGVTLLQYRDKSSDEARRLREAEALRDLCSRYKTQLIINDDAELAARLGVGVHLGQTDGPLTPARALLGRNAIIGSTCHSQIELAEQAAREGASYVAFGRFFNSTTKPGASAATVEMLAQARARLQVPICVIGGITLENAAPLVEHGADLLAVVHGLFGADSPQEVTRRARAFNELLKS
- the hemL gene encoding glutamate-1-semialdehyde 2,1-aminomutase, producing MSRSETLFANAQKHIPGGVNSPVRAFKSVGGTPLFFKHAEGAYVTDEDDKRYVDYVGSWGPMILGHSHPEVLDAVRKQLEHGLSYGAPTAMETEMADLVCSIVPSMEMVRMVSSGTEATMSAIRLARGFTGRDSIIKFEGCYHGHSDSLLVKAGSGLLTQGVPSSAGVPAAFAKHTLTLPFNDIAAVEKMLSEVGQDVACIIVEPVAGNMNCVPPAPGFLEGLREQCDKHGVVLIFDEVMTGFRVALGGAQAYYGVTPDLSTFGKIIGGGMPVGCFGGKREIMQHIAPLGPVYQAGTLSGNPLAMAAGLTTLRLISRPGFHAELTDYTTRLLDGLQQRADAAGIPFVTTQAGGMFGLYFSGADDIVTFDDVMGSDANLFKRFFHLMLEGGVYLAPSAFEAGFTSIAHGDAELKLTLDAAERAFAALK
- a CDS encoding tetratricopeptide repeat protein, whose protein sequence is MKRTGRTLVLGCLLLLQPLLALAQAGGNSLLIPAMGRCTLNTQPDSQAEALSACQTLADGGDAQAQYELGEFFYDDKNPARDLNKALSFFEKASLQGHAQAQFKLGSMFFHGEGVPANNVQAYIVLKMAAVNGAEDALDTADEVAEHMQRDELEVATQVLGQIFRNYLQELQSADGRSPFSPLP
- a CDS encoding succinylglutamate desuccinylase/aspartoacylase family protein, with amino-acid sequence MQTQRHPLLVGVPGTTRQIHSFHYGPAKAAGKVYIQASLHADELPGMLVLWHLKRQLACLEAAGLLRWSVVLVPVANPLGLEQVLMDVPQGRFDNDSRENFNRFFLDVSQQVGDRVQGLLGDDPACNLRLIRSTLLQTLASQVPATQVQSMRLTLQTLACDADIVLDLHCDFEAVQHLYLSPDSWPHVEPLARYLGARACFLAKEAGGQSFDECFTLFWEQMQARFAGRFSVPGFAVTVELRGVADVDHGLARQDCQGLINYLILRGAIDGQAPPLPPLLNPPTPLAGVEPVQSPVGGLMVFCAQVGDYLEAGQILADIIDPITDCVTPVACARAGLLYVRSVRRMATAGMTIAHVAGAKAYRQGYLLSP